A part of Amycolatopsis lurida genomic DNA contains:
- a CDS encoding FAD-dependent monooxygenase, with protein sequence MDADVIVVGAGPAGLMLAGELRLAGVPVVLIERLERPTGESRGLGFTARTMEILDQRGLLAEYGEIVTSPHGHFGGLPVDFSVLDGIHFSANGVSQAKTEEILAKWATGLGADIRRGWELTGLSDDGTAVTAEVDTPDGLRRLRARYLIGCDGGRSTVRKLAGFEFPGSEPTLEMFLADVAGCALRPRPIGERVPGGMAMSAPIGGGVDRVIVCERGDPPVERDGPPPFGEIAEAWSRLTGEDIGGGDPLWTSSFTDSARQATTYRRGRVLLAGDAAHIHLPAGGQGLNVGLQDALNLGWKLGAVVRGRAPESLLDTYHGERHPVGERLLMNTQAQGLLFLSGKEVEPLREVMGELMAIDEVNRHLVGMISGLEIRYDLGPGEHPLLGRRLPPRELVVADEKTSTTELLREGRGILLDVGAGAGAGAWAQAGPWADRVDVVTASLTEDDTGDVLRQAGAVLVRPDGYVGWVAAAPGESLTTALTRWFGPA encoded by the coding sequence CCCGGCCGGTCTCATGCTCGCCGGGGAACTGCGGCTGGCGGGCGTGCCGGTGGTGCTGATCGAGCGGCTGGAGCGGCCCACCGGCGAATCGCGCGGACTGGGCTTCACCGCCCGGACGATGGAGATCCTCGACCAGCGTGGCCTGCTGGCGGAGTACGGGGAGATCGTCACGAGTCCTCACGGCCACTTCGGCGGCCTGCCGGTGGACTTCAGCGTGCTGGACGGGATCCACTTCAGCGCGAACGGGGTTTCCCAGGCCAAGACCGAGGAGATCCTCGCCAAGTGGGCGACGGGGCTCGGCGCCGACATCCGGCGTGGCTGGGAGTTGACCGGACTGTCCGACGACGGCACCGCCGTGACCGCCGAGGTCGACACACCCGACGGTCTCCGGCGGTTGCGGGCGCGGTATCTGATCGGCTGCGACGGCGGCCGGAGCACGGTCCGCAAGCTCGCCGGGTTCGAGTTCCCCGGCAGCGAACCGACCTTGGAGATGTTCCTCGCCGACGTCGCGGGTTGCGCGCTCAGGCCACGGCCGATCGGCGAGCGGGTGCCGGGCGGGATGGCGATGTCGGCGCCCATCGGCGGCGGGGTGGACCGGGTGATCGTCTGCGAGCGCGGCGACCCGCCGGTGGAGCGGGACGGGCCGCCGCCCTTCGGCGAGATCGCCGAGGCCTGGTCGCGGCTCACCGGCGAGGACATCGGCGGCGGCGATCCACTGTGGACCAGCTCGTTCACCGATTCGGCGCGGCAGGCGACCACCTACCGGCGTGGCCGGGTCCTGCTGGCGGGCGATGCGGCGCATATCCATCTGCCCGCCGGCGGGCAGGGGCTCAACGTCGGTCTCCAGGACGCGCTGAACCTCGGCTGGAAGCTCGGCGCGGTGGTGCGCGGACGGGCACCGGAGAGCTTGCTGGACACCTATCACGGCGAACGGCATCCGGTCGGCGAACGGCTGCTGATGAACACGCAGGCGCAGGGGCTGCTGTTCCTCAGCGGGAAAGAGGTCGAGCCGCTGCGCGAGGTGATGGGCGAGCTGATGGCCATCGACGAGGTGAACCGTCATCTCGTCGGCATGATCAGCGGGCTGGAGATCCGGTACGACCTGGGCCCGGGTGAGCATCCGCTGCTCGGCCGCCGCCTGCCGCCCCGCGAACTCGTGGTCGCGGACGAGAAGACCAGCACCACCGAGCTGCTGCGCGAGGGCCGCGGAATCCTGCTGGACGTCGGAGCGGGGGCCGGCGCGGGGGCTTGGGCGCAGGCGGGCCCGTGGGCGGACCGCGTCGACGTGGTGACCGCCTCACTGACGGAGGACGACACCGGAGACGTCCTGCGCCAGGCGGGCGCCGTGCTGGTGCGCCCGGACGGCTACGTCGGCTGGGTCGCGGCCGCTCCCGGTGAGTCCTTGACCACGGCACTCACCCGCTGGTTCGGCCCGGCGTGA
- a CDS encoding TcmI family type II polyketide cyclase yields MFSTLIVARMASGSGEAVADLFGEFDRTELPGLMGTRRRQLFSYAGLYFHLQDFESDEGAETIEKAKEHPLFRGISADLRPHIQAYDPETWRSPADAMATRFYHWQAGS; encoded by the coding sequence ATGTTCAGCACGTTGATCGTGGCCAGGATGGCGTCCGGCTCCGGAGAGGCCGTCGCGGATCTGTTCGGCGAGTTCGACCGGACCGAGCTGCCAGGCCTGATGGGCACGCGGCGCAGACAGCTGTTCTCCTATGCCGGACTGTACTTCCACCTCCAGGACTTCGAGTCCGACGAGGGCGCCGAAACCATCGAGAAGGCGAAGGAACATCCGCTCTTCCGCGGGATCAGCGCGGATCTGCGACCCCATATCCAGGCGTACGACCCGGAGACCTGGCGCAGTCCCGCCGATGCCATGGCGACCCGCTTCTACCACTGGCAGGCCGGCTCGTGA
- a CDS encoding FAD-dependent monooxygenase, whose product MSGKPGNDADVLVVGAGPVGLLLAGELRLGGASVLVVDRLPSPTTESRASTVHARTMELLALRGLSGRFGTPENLPKGHFGGLPLDLGRVRSRYPGQWKIPQAAIERVLAEWATGAGARLWRGHELTGLRDDGDRVEARISGPGGPLRVRAKALVGCDGENGVVGSLAGFEFTGPAAGREIFRADLTGITVPDRRFERHERGLAIASTRDGITRVMVHEYGRKPGGSADPGFPAVAAAWRRVTGEDIGGGEPLWVNAFGDARRQATRYRRGRVLLAGDAAHQQMPVGGQALNLGLQDAMNLGWKLAAWVRGRAPERVLDTYDRERRPVGARTLANIGAQAMLLLGGSEVDPLRAVLAELLELPGTAPLLAGAISGLDVRYPVGDGDHPLLGRPVPVVDAEPIRSGRAVLLSAPGTARADVFRATAASWADRVATAEARVDGVDEAVLIRPDGRVIWADEGPVELEQALSHWFGPAGANHTERNHRGVR is encoded by the coding sequence ATGAGCGGAAAGCCGGGGAACGACGCGGACGTGCTCGTGGTCGGCGCCGGGCCGGTGGGCCTGTTGCTGGCAGGCGAGCTGCGGCTGGGTGGTGCCTCGGTGCTCGTGGTGGACCGGCTTCCCTCGCCCACCACCGAATCCCGTGCCTCCACGGTGCACGCCCGCACCATGGAACTGCTGGCATTGCGCGGGTTGTCCGGCCGGTTCGGCACCCCGGAAAACCTGCCGAAGGGGCATTTCGGCGGTCTGCCGCTGGATCTGGGGAGAGTGCGGAGCCGGTACCCCGGCCAGTGGAAGATCCCCCAGGCCGCGATCGAGCGGGTGCTCGCGGAATGGGCGACCGGAGCGGGCGCGCGATTGTGGCGCGGCCATGAGCTCACCGGTCTTCGTGACGACGGCGATCGGGTCGAAGCGCGGATCTCCGGGCCGGGCGGCCCGCTTCGCGTGCGCGCGAAGGCGCTGGTCGGCTGTGACGGTGAGAACGGCGTGGTGGGCTCGCTGGCCGGATTCGAGTTCACCGGCCCGGCCGCGGGACGCGAGATCTTCCGCGCGGACCTGACCGGGATCACCGTGCCGGATCGGCGATTCGAGCGGCACGAACGAGGGCTGGCGATCGCGTCCACCCGGGACGGGATCACCCGGGTGATGGTCCACGAGTACGGCCGGAAGCCCGGCGGCAGCGCCGATCCCGGGTTCCCGGCCGTGGCCGCCGCCTGGCGCAGGGTGACCGGGGAGGACATCGGGGGCGGCGAACCGTTGTGGGTCAACGCTTTCGGTGATGCGCGACGGCAAGCCACCCGCTACCGCCGGGGACGAGTGCTGCTCGCGGGTGACGCCGCGCACCAGCAGATGCCGGTGGGCGGCCAGGCGCTGAATCTCGGTCTGCAGGACGCGATGAACCTGGGCTGGAAGCTCGCGGCGTGGGTGCGGGGCCGGGCACCCGAGCGGGTGCTCGACACCTACGACCGGGAACGGCGGCCGGTCGGCGCGCGGACACTGGCCAATATCGGCGCACAGGCCATGTTGCTGCTCGGGGGGTCCGAAGTGGACCCACTGCGGGCGGTACTGGCCGAACTGCTGGAACTCCCGGGCACCGCCCCGCTGCTGGCCGGGGCGATCAGCGGGCTGGACGTCCGCTATCCCGTCGGTGACGGCGACCATCCGCTGCTCGGCCGCCCGGTGCCGGTCGTGGATGCCGAGCCGATCCGGTCCGGCCGCGCGGTGCTGCTGTCGGCTCCGGGTACCGCGCGGGCGGACGTCTTCCGTGCCACCGCCGCGTCGTGGGCGGATCGGGTCGCGACAGCCGAAGCGCGGGTCGACGGGGTCGACGAAGCCGTGCTGATCCGGCCCGACGGGCGAGTGATCTGGGCCGACGAGGGACCGGTCGAACTGGAGCAGGCCCTGTCCCACTGGTTCGGTCCGGCCGGAGCGAACCACACCGAGCGAAACCACCGAGGAGTGCGATGA
- a CDS encoding ketosynthase chain-length factor, with protein sequence MSTKTAVAVTGIGVTAPNGLGLDDFWAATRRGEAGIGPITRFDAASYPAKLAGEVPGFDPAEHLPNRLMPQTDHMTRLALVAADWAVEDAGVRPSELDAFDMGVITSAAAGGFEFGQRELKNLWAKGNQYVSAYQSFAWFYAVNSGQISIRQGMKGPSGVLVSDHCGGLDALAQARRQIRKGTRLVLSGGVDGALCPWGWVAQQAGGRLSAGDDPETAYQPFGAGAKGYVPGEGGAILVLEDPESARARGARSYGEICGYGATLDPKPGRGREPGLERAIRLALADAGLTPDRIDVVFADAAADPELDRVEAEAITAVFGAGGVPVTTPKTLTGRLTAGGGALDVTAALLSIRDGVIPPMTKARPPSRHELDLVTGERREAEVRAALVLARGHGGFNAAMVVRGEG encoded by the coding sequence ATGAGCACGAAGACCGCCGTCGCGGTGACCGGTATCGGCGTGACCGCGCCGAACGGCCTCGGCCTCGACGACTTCTGGGCGGCCACCCGCCGGGGCGAGGCGGGTATCGGGCCGATCACCAGGTTCGACGCCGCCTCCTATCCGGCCAAGCTGGCCGGCGAGGTACCCGGTTTCGACCCGGCCGAACATCTGCCGAACCGGCTGATGCCGCAGACCGATCACATGACCCGGCTCGCGCTCGTCGCCGCGGACTGGGCGGTCGAGGACGCCGGAGTACGACCGTCCGAATTGGACGCGTTCGACATGGGCGTGATCACTTCGGCCGCGGCGGGCGGCTTCGAGTTCGGTCAGCGTGAGCTGAAGAACCTGTGGGCCAAGGGGAACCAGTATGTCAGCGCGTACCAGTCCTTCGCCTGGTTCTACGCGGTGAACTCCGGGCAGATCTCCATCCGCCAGGGGATGAAGGGGCCCAGCGGTGTGCTGGTCTCCGATCACTGCGGCGGGCTCGACGCGCTGGCACAGGCGCGGCGGCAGATCCGCAAGGGCACGCGGCTGGTGCTCTCCGGCGGGGTGGACGGTGCGCTCTGCCCGTGGGGCTGGGTGGCCCAGCAGGCAGGTGGGCGGCTGAGTGCCGGCGACGACCCGGAAACGGCCTACCAGCCCTTCGGGGCCGGGGCCAAGGGGTACGTGCCGGGTGAGGGCGGGGCGATCCTGGTGCTGGAGGACCCGGAATCGGCCCGCGCCCGCGGTGCCCGGAGCTACGGCGAGATCTGCGGCTACGGCGCGACGCTGGACCCGAAGCCCGGCCGGGGCCGGGAGCCCGGCTTGGAACGGGCGATCAGGCTGGCGCTGGCCGACGCCGGGCTGACCCCGGACCGGATCGACGTGGTCTTCGCCGACGCGGCCGCGGATCCCGAACTGGACCGGGTGGAGGCCGAGGCCATCACCGCGGTGTTCGGCGCGGGCGGGGTCCCGGTGACCACGCCCAAGACGCTGACCGGACGGCTGACCGCGGGGGGCGGCGCGCTCGACGTGACCGCCGCGCTGCTGTCCATTCGCGACGGAGTGATCCCGCCGATGACCAAGGCGCGGCCACCGTCGCGCCACGAACTCGACCTGGTGACCGGCGAGCGGCGGGAGGCGGAGGTCCGCGCGGCGCTGGTGCTCGCACGCGGGCATGGCGGTTTCAACGCCGCGATGGTCGTGCGCGGTGAGGGATGA
- a CDS encoding beta-ketoacyl-[acyl-carrier-protein] synthase family protein has product MSGHRVAITGVGVLAPGGVGAKSFWSLLSDGRTATRAISFFDASAYRSRIAAEVDFDPAEHGLSSQEIRRMDRAAQFAVVAAREALADSGLEPAELDPTRTGVTVGSAVGATMALEAEYRVVSDDGRLDTVDHRYAVPQLYDHLVPSSFATEVAWAVGAEGPAAVISTGCTSGLDAVGHACELIREGSAEVMVAGATDAPISPITVACFDAIKATSPRNDDAEHASRPFDRTRNGFVLGEGSAVFVLERLDHARRRNARVYAEIAGFASRSNAFHMTGLRPDGNEMAEAIRTALDEARLDPDQVDYVNAHGSGTQQNDIHETAAVKQVLGEHAYRTPMSSIKSMVGHSLGAIGSIEIAASVLAIENGVVPPTANLTEPDPRCDLDYVPLTAREWATDVVLTVGSGFGGFQSAMVLAKPGSGAR; this is encoded by the coding sequence GTGAGCGGGCATCGGGTGGCGATCACCGGGGTCGGCGTGCTGGCTCCGGGCGGGGTGGGCGCCAAGTCCTTCTGGAGCCTGCTCAGTGACGGCCGGACCGCCACCAGGGCGATCAGCTTCTTCGACGCCTCGGCCTACCGCTCGCGGATCGCCGCCGAGGTGGACTTCGATCCCGCCGAACACGGGCTGAGCAGTCAGGAGATCCGGCGGATGGACCGGGCCGCGCAGTTCGCCGTGGTCGCCGCGAGGGAGGCGCTGGCCGACAGCGGACTGGAGCCCGCCGAGCTCGACCCCACCCGGACCGGGGTGACCGTGGGCAGCGCGGTCGGCGCGACCATGGCGCTGGAGGCCGAATACCGCGTCGTCAGCGACGACGGGCGGCTGGACACCGTGGACCACCGGTACGCGGTGCCGCAGCTCTACGACCACCTGGTTCCGAGCTCCTTCGCCACCGAGGTGGCCTGGGCGGTGGGCGCGGAAGGACCGGCCGCGGTGATCTCGACCGGGTGCACGTCCGGGCTCGACGCAGTCGGGCATGCCTGCGAACTGATCCGCGAGGGCAGCGCGGAGGTGATGGTCGCCGGGGCGACCGACGCGCCGATCTCGCCGATCACCGTGGCCTGTTTCGACGCCATCAAGGCCACCTCGCCGCGCAACGACGACGCCGAACACGCGTCGCGGCCGTTCGATCGCACCCGCAACGGGTTCGTGCTCGGCGAAGGCAGCGCGGTGTTCGTGCTGGAGCGGCTGGACCACGCACGACGGCGCAATGCCCGCGTCTACGCCGAAATCGCCGGGTTCGCCTCGCGCAGCAACGCCTTCCACATGACCGGTCTGCGCCCTGACGGCAACGAGATGGCGGAGGCGATCCGGACCGCGCTGGACGAGGCGCGGCTCGATCCGGACCAGGTCGACTACGTCAACGCGCACGGCTCCGGCACCCAGCAGAACGACATCCACGAGACCGCGGCGGTCAAGCAGGTCCTCGGTGAGCACGCCTATCGCACGCCGATGAGTTCGATCAAATCGATGGTCGGGCATTCGCTCGGCGCGATCGGTTCGATCGAGATCGCGGCCTCGGTGCTGGCCATCGAGAACGGCGTGGTGCCGCCGACGGCGAATCTGACCGAACCGGATCCGCGCTGCGACCTCGACTACGTGCCACTGACCGCCCGCGAGTGGGCGACCGACGTCGTGCTCACCGTGGGCAGCGGGTTCGGTGGGTTCCAGAGCGCGATGGTGCTGGCCAAACCGGGGAGCGGGGCACGATGA
- the fabG gene encoding 3-oxoacyl-ACP reductase FabG: MTDGKRVALITGGSSGIGLAVGELLAAQGHRVFLCARDAQKLKSAVERLRESGYDADGTTCDVTDLAQIEALVRAAVDRYGPIDVLVNNAGRSGGGVTADLTDELWADVISTNLTSVFQVSRTVLNTGGMRHRDRGRIINIASTAGKQGVVLAAPYSASKHGVVGFTKSLGNELAGTGITVNAVCPGYVETPMAQRVRQGYAAAWNSTEDDILRRFQAKIPLGRYSTPEEVAGLVGYLASDTAASITAQAINVCGGLGNF; this comes from the coding sequence ATGACGGACGGGAAGCGCGTGGCCCTGATCACCGGCGGTTCCAGCGGCATCGGCCTGGCGGTCGGCGAACTGCTGGCCGCACAGGGGCACCGGGTCTTCCTCTGCGCGCGAGACGCGCAGAAGCTGAAGTCCGCGGTCGAACGACTGCGGGAGAGCGGCTACGACGCGGACGGGACCACTTGTGACGTCACCGATCTCGCGCAGATCGAGGCGCTCGTGAGGGCCGCCGTCGACCGCTACGGGCCGATCGACGTACTGGTGAACAACGCCGGGCGCAGCGGTGGCGGGGTGACCGCGGACCTGACCGACGAGCTCTGGGCCGACGTGATCAGCACCAACCTCACCAGCGTCTTCCAGGTGAGCAGGACGGTGCTCAACACGGGCGGCATGCGCCACCGCGACCGCGGACGGATCATCAACATCGCTTCCACCGCGGGGAAACAGGGAGTGGTGCTGGCCGCGCCGTACTCGGCCTCGAAGCACGGAGTCGTCGGGTTCACCAAATCACTGGGCAACGAATTGGCCGGCACCGGGATCACGGTGAACGCCGTCTGCCCCGGTTACGTGGAAACCCCGATGGCCCAACGGGTCCGGCAGGGTTACGCGGCCGCGTGGAACTCCACCGAGGACGACATCCTGCGGCGATTCCAAGCCAAGATCCCGCTCGGCCGCTACTCGACGCCGGAAGAGGTGGCCGGCCTGGTCGGCTACCTGGCGTCGGACACGGCCGCGTCGATCACCGCACAGGCCATCAACGTCTGCGGTGGGCTCGGCAACTTCTGA
- a CDS encoding aromatase/cyclase — translation MTNREVRHEITVAAAPETIYRLLADVEHWPTLFPPTVHVDVVERGGSSERIRIWATANGEPKSWTSRRELDPAGWRIDFRQEISSPPVARMGGAWLLEPAADGQTIVGLLHDYRAVDDDPAKLRWIDDAVDRNSRAELAALKQNAELIAGADERLFSFTDSVDIEGDAKDVYGFLNDAGRWPDRLPHVGRVVLTEEVPGLQVLEMDTRTKDGSVHTTRSVRVGFPDHTLVYKQTTLPPLMSLHTGRWTLGPSATGCTVSSQHTVVINTENIASVLGPHAGTAEAKEFVRTALSANSLATLGHAKDYAERLRGDR, via the coding sequence ATGACGAACCGGGAAGTGCGGCACGAGATCACCGTGGCCGCGGCGCCGGAGACGATCTATCGACTGCTCGCCGACGTGGAGCACTGGCCCACCCTGTTCCCGCCCACCGTGCACGTCGACGTGGTGGAGCGCGGTGGATCGAGCGAACGCATCCGGATCTGGGCCACCGCCAACGGTGAGCCCAAGAGCTGGACGTCCCGGCGCGAACTCGATCCGGCCGGGTGGCGGATCGACTTCCGGCAGGAGATCTCCTCGCCGCCGGTGGCGAGGATGGGCGGCGCGTGGCTGCTCGAACCCGCGGCGGACGGACAGACCATCGTGGGGCTGCTGCACGACTACCGCGCCGTGGACGACGACCCCGCGAAACTGCGCTGGATCGACGACGCGGTGGACCGTAACAGCCGGGCGGAACTGGCCGCGCTCAAACAGAACGCCGAGCTGATCGCCGGCGCCGACGAGCGGCTGTTTTCGTTCACCGACAGCGTGGACATCGAGGGCGACGCGAAGGACGTGTACGGGTTCCTCAACGACGCCGGGCGCTGGCCGGACCGGCTTCCGCACGTCGGCCGGGTGGTGCTCACCGAGGAGGTGCCCGGACTGCAGGTGCTGGAGATGGACACCCGCACCAAAGACGGATCCGTCCACACCACCCGCTCGGTCCGGGTGGGCTTCCCCGATCACACGCTGGTCTACAAGCAGACCACGTTGCCGCCGTTGATGAGTCTCCACACCGGACGCTGGACACTCGGCCCGTCGGCCACCGGCTGCACCGTGAGTTCCCAGCACACCGTCGTGATCAACACCGAGAACATCGCGTCGGTACTCGGCCCGCACGCGGGGACGGCCGAGGCGAAGGAATTCGTCCGCACGGCGTTGAGTGCCAACAGTCTCGCGACACTGGGCCATGCCAAGGACTACGCCGAGCGGTTGCGCGGCGACCGATGA
- a CDS encoding acyl carrier protein has product MSATELTIDDLRRILRDAAGEDESVDLDGEIAEVPFEELGYESLALLETTTRIEREFGIRLDDSTVAEARTPAALLALVNDQLGRAAAV; this is encoded by the coding sequence TTGTCCGCGACAGAATTGACCATCGACGACCTGCGACGGATCCTGCGCGACGCGGCGGGTGAAGACGAAAGTGTCGATCTCGACGGTGAAATCGCCGAAGTGCCCTTCGAGGAACTCGGTTACGAATCGCTGGCCCTGCTGGAAACCACCACGCGGATCGAGCGTGAGTTCGGTATCCGGCTCGACGACTCCACCGTCGCCGAGGCCAGGACGCCCGCCGCACTGCTGGCGCTGGTGAACGACCAGCTCGGCCGCGCCGCGGCCGTCTGA